A window of Rhododendron vialii isolate Sample 1 chromosome 13a, ASM3025357v1 contains these coding sequences:
- the LOC131314084 gene encoding LRR receptor-like serine/threonine-protein kinase EFR → MEKTFFVGFVPMLLLHSLVAMAAAAPNITTDESALIALKAQITVDPDHALMNNWTIGSSVCNWVGVVCGVRHKRVVALNIRGMGLMGTIPPHLGNLSFLVRLDITNNGFLSPKSWLIFVA, encoded by the coding sequence ATGGAGAAAACTTTCTTTGTTGGGTTTGTTCCAATGCTGTTGTTGCACAGTCTTGTAGCTATGGCAGCAGCAGCACCCAACATCACCACTGATGAATCTGCTCTCATTGCCTTGAAAGCCCAAATAACCGTCGACCCGGACCACGCATTGATGAACAATTGGACCATTGGCTCCTCGGTTTGCAATTGGGTCGGAGTTGTTTGCGGTGTTCGGCACAAAAGAGTCGTAGCCTTGAATATCCGTGGCATGGGGTTGATGGGCACTATCCCTCCGCACTTGGGAAACCTCTCTTTTCTTGTTCGGCTCGACATTACAAACAATGGTTTCCTCTCCCCAAAGAGCTGGCTAATCTTCGTCGCTTGA
- the LOC131314875 gene encoding probable LRR receptor-like serine/threonine-protein kinase At5g45780 has product MRVLGEFSLLLLFWVTAVRGSDSLLSPKGINYEVAALMSMKNKMIDEDHVLDGWDINSVDPCTWNMVACSPDGFVISLEMGSVGLSGTLSPSIGNLSHLQAMLLQNNQLCGPIPSEIGKLSELQTIDLSGNQFTGQIPTSLGFLTNLNYLRLSKNKLSGEIPTAVANLTGLSFLDLSFNNLSGPVPKILAKDYSITGNSLLCSSLSKLTCIGVTTPANDTSSHRKVSNHHRWVISAAIGVCCTMLVLIMLLVFGVHWYRSRLLFPSYVQQDYEFDIGHLKRFSFRELQIATSNFSPKNILGQGGFGVVYKGYLPNRTVVAVKRMKDPNFTGETQFQTEVEMIGLALHRNLLRLYGFCMTANEKLLVYPYMPNGSVADRLRDTCQEKPSLDWDKRMHIALGAARGLVYLHEQCNPKIIHRDVKAANILLDESFEAVVGDFGLAKLLDLRDTHVTTAVRGTVGHIAPEYLLTGQSSEKSDVFGFGILLLELITGQKALDAGNGHVQKGMILERVRTLHADKRLDVLVDRDLKGCFKSDELEKAVEVALHCTRPNPNFRPKMSDVFKVLESIAGKPGHTEESQGVKNSCDGQTCTFSQNYGTIREESSFIVESIELSGPR; this is encoded by the exons ATGAGAGTTTTGGGGGAATTTTCGTTGCTTCTTCTCTTTTGGGTTACTGCCGTTCGAGGTTCTGATAGTCTTCTTTCTCCTAAGGGTATTAACTATGAAG TGGCTGCATTGATGTCTATGAAGAATAAAATGATTGATGAAGATCATGTGCTTGATGGCTGGGACATAAATTCTGTTGATCCGTGCACTTGGAACATGGTTGCTTGCTCTCCTGATGGCTTTGTGATTTCTCT TGAAATGGGGAGTGTGGGATTGTCAGGTACACTTTCGCCAAGTATAGGGAACTTGAGTCATCTTCAGGCAAT GTTACTGCAGAACAACCAGTTATGTGGCCCTATTCCATCTGAGATTGGGAAGCTTTCAGAATTACAAACTATTGACCTTTCTGGTAATCAGTTTACTGGTCAAATTCCGACATCTTTGGGTTTCCTGACGAATCTAAATTACTT GCGGCTTAGTAAAAACAAGTTATCTGGAGAGATTCCAACAGCTGTTGCAAATCTTACGGGTTTATCATTCTT GGACTTGTCATTCAACAATCTAAGTGGTCCAGTGCCGAAGATACTGGCTAAAGACTACAG TATCACAGGGAACAGCTTGCTCTGCTCTTCATTATCAAAGCTAACTTGCATTGGAGTCACAACACCTGCCAATG ACACTAGTTCACATCGCAAAGTCAGCAATCATCATCGATGGGTAATTTCTGCTGCTATAGGAGTATGCTGCACAATGTTGGTTCTCATCATGCTGCTTGTCTTCGGGGTGCATTGGTACAGATCTCGTCTTCTATTCCCATCATATG TACAACAAGACTATGAATTCGACATCGGTCATCTGAAGAGATTTTCATTCCGGGAACTGCAAATTGCTACAAGCAATTTTAGTCCTAAAAACATCCTAGGACAAGGTGGATTTGGAGTTGTCTATAAAGGTTATCTTCCCAACAGAACAGTGGTGGCAGTCAAAAGGATGAAAGATCCAAATTTCACTGGAGAAACCCAGTTTCAGACTGAAGTTGAGATGATTGGCTTGGCTTTGCACCGAAACCTTCTGCGTTTGTATGGCTTTTGTATGACAGCTAATGAGAAGTTGCTTGTTTATCCGTACATGCCAAATGGGAGTGTTGCTGATCGCTTGCGAG ATACCTGTCAGGAAAAGCCATCTTTGGATTGGGACAAACGCATGCACATTGCCCTTGGTGCAGCTCGTGGGCTTGTATACTTACATGAGCAATGCAATCCCAAAATAATTCACAGGGATGTCAAAGCTGCAAATATTCTGCTTGATGAGAGTTTTGAAGCAGTCGTTGGGGATTTTGGTCTTGCTAAGTTACTTGATCTTAGAGATACACACGTCACAACTGCAGTTCGGGGTACTGTTGGACACATTGCTCCCGAATATCTTTTAACTGGACAATCATCTGAGAAATCTGATGTCTTTGGCTTTGGCATATTGCTTTTGGAACTCATAACCGGGCAAAAAGCGTTAGATGCTGGAAATGGTCATGTTCAAAAGGGAATGATCCTTGAACGG GTTAGGACCTTGCATGCGGACAAGAGACTGGACGTTCTGGTTGACAGGGATCTGAAAGGATGTTTTAAATCTGATGAACTAGAAAAAGCTGTAGAAGTCGCCCTTCATTGTACTCGACCAAACCCCAACTTCCGGCCAAAGATGTCAGACGTTTTCAAGGTTCTAGAGAGTATTGCTGGGAAACCAGGACATACGGAAGAATCACAAGGTGTAAAGAACAGTTGTGATGGACAAACTTGTACTTTCTCTCAAAACTATGGTACCATCCGTGAAGAATCTTCCTTCATTGTAGAATCAATCGAGCTTTCTGGACCCAGATGA
- the LOC131314873 gene encoding pentatricopeptide repeat-containing protein DOT4, chloroplastic, with product MLLLTETTSTTMRVSPQHHCPGQNSLTSQNGFVSFPKSSTTSRAVSSDMGNPHTTLPPSGSFKKPINQPITDCNTQIRKFCEVGNLRMAMDLVCNAQKSELELATYCSVLQLCADFKSLDEGRKVHSFIDSCGIEMQNALAPKLAFMYLSCGDLREGRRVFDRMANEKVFLWNMLLSEYAKIGNFEESIMLYERMVEFGVEANSYTFSCILKCLAAKKSVVKGERVHGYLLKLGFGAYNTVVNSLIAFYFKCGRTESARKLFDELCDRDVITWNSMISGYTANGLAEKGVEVFIDMLRTGIRLDLATIVSVLAASANVGVISLGRSLHAYAIKAGFNKEITFNNTLIGMYTNCGDIDGASHIFYNLGERSVVSCTSMIAGYARDGLSDKAIALFHEMKMEGIKPDIFSVTSILHACACSGSLEDGKEVHNYIRENNMDLDVSVSNALMDMYAKCGSMEDALSVFSQMLIKDIVSWNTMIGGYSKNSMPNEALHLFGAMQQELKPDIVTLTCVLPSCASLAALDRGREVHAHSLRNGLAFDNYVVNALIDMYVKCGALVLAQSLFDKTPVKDLVSWVVMVAGYGMHGFGREAIAAFKKMRKAGIVADEVSFISILHACSHSGLLHEGWRFFDIMRNDCNIKPKLEHYACMVDLLARSGKLSKAYRFVETMPIEPDASVWGALLCGCRIHHDVKLAEKVAEHIFKLEPDNMRYYVLIATIYAEAEKWEEVKKLKERIGRRGLRKNPCCSWIEIKGKHHIFVAGDNSYPQAKTIDSLIKEWSTKMKAEGYFPKLRYALTKGEHMQKETPRCGHTERRAMAFGIMSFPPGKIIRITKNLRVCSECHEMAKYVSKKVGSEIVLRDSNRFHHFKNGSCSCRGYW from the coding sequence ATGTTATTGTTAACAGAAACTACATCAACAACTATGCGGGTCTCTCCACAGCACCACTGTCCTGGACAGAATTCTCTCACATCTCAAAACGGGTTTGTTTCCTTCCCAAAATCTTCAACAACTTCTCGTGCAGTATCTTCCGACATGGGTAATCCTCATACAACTCTTCCACCTTCTGGGTCTTTCAAGAAACCCATAAATCAACCAATTACGGACTGCAACACCCAAATTCGCAAGTTTTGCGAAGTGGGTAATCTTAGAATGGCCATGGATTTGGTCTGCAATGCTCAAAAATCTGAACTTGAGTTAGCAACCTATTGTTCAGTCTTGCAGCTGTGTGCTGATTTTAAGTCTCTGGATGAGGGTAGGAAAGTTCATTCCTTTATTGATTCTTGTGGCATTGAAATGCAGAATGCTTTAGCCCCAAAACTTGCCTTTATGTATCTGAGTTGTGGAGATTTGAGAGAGGGGAGGAGGGTTTTCGACAGGATGGCGAATGAAAAGGTTTTCCTGTGGAACATGCTGCTGAGTGAGTATGCAAAGATTGGTAATTTTGAGGAAAGTATAATGTTGTATGAAAGAATGGTAGAGTTTGGAGTTGAGGCAAATTCGTATACGTTTTCTTGTATTTTGAAGTGCTTAGCAGCTAAGAAAAGTGTCGTGAAAGGTGAACGGGTTCATGGGTATTTGctgaaattagggtttggtGCTTATAATACTGTTGTGAATTCTCTAATTGCATTTTACTTCAAATGCGGGAGAACAGAAAGCGCACGCAAGTTGTTCGATGAATTGTGTGACCGAGATGTGATAACGTGGAATTCCATGATAAGTGGGTATACAGCCAACGGCCTTGCAGAGAAGGGAGTTGAGGTTTTCATTGATATGCTTAGGACGGGAATTAGACTTGATTTGGCCACAATTGTCAGTGTTCTTGCAGCTAGTGCGAACGTCGGTGTCATTTCATTAGGTAGATCACTTCATGCTTATGCAATAAAAGCTGGATTCAACAAGGAAATCACTTTCAACAATACTTTGATAGGCATGTATACGAATTGCGGTGATATTGATGGTGCGTCTCATATTTTTTACAATCTAGGGGAAAGAAGTGTTGTTTCATGTACTTCAATGATTGCTGGGTATGCTCGAGATGGTCTATCAGACAAGGCAATCGCATTATTTCATGAAATGAAAATGGAAGGAATTAAACCCGACATCTTTAGTGTTACGAGCATCCTTCATGCATGTGCTTGTAGTGGGTCACTGGAGGATGGCAAGGAAGTACACAATTATATCAGGGAAAATAATATGGACTTAGATGTGTCAGTGTCTAATGCTCTCATGGACATGTATGCAAAATGTGGAAGCATGGAAGATGCTCTATCTGTTTTTAGTCAGATGCTTATTAAGGATATAGTGTCGTGGAATACCATGATTGGCGGTTACTCAAAAAACTCCATGCCGAATGAAGCACTTCATTTGTTTGGTGCAATGCAGCAAGAATTAAAGCCTGACATTGTAACATTGACCTGTGTCCTTCCCTCTTGTGCTAGCCTAGCAGCTTTGGATAGAGGAAGGGAGGTTCATGCTCATTCGTTGAGAAATGGCTTGGCTTTCGATAATTATGTTGTTAATGCACTTATTGACATGTACGTGAAATGCGGTGCATTAGTCCTTGCACAGTCACTCTTTGACAAGACCCCTGTAAAGGACTTGGTCTCATGGGTAGTAATGGTTGCTGGATATGGAATGCATGGTTTTGGGAGAGAAGCTATTGCTGCCTTTAAGAAGATGAGAAAAGCAGGCATTGTGGCTGATGAAGTTTCTTTCATCTCTATTCTCCATGCTTGCAGTCATTCAGGATTACTTCATGAAGGATGGAGATTTTTCGATATTATGAGAAACGATTGCAATATAAAGCCCAAGCTGGAACACTACGCTTGTATGGTAGATCTTCTTGCCCGCTCCGGGAAATTATCAAAAGCGTATAGGTTTGTTGAGACAATGCCTATTGAGCCCGATGCTTCTGTCTGGGGTGCTTTGCTCTGTGGCTGCAGAATCCACCACGATGTAAAGCTGGCAGAGAAAGTAGCGGAACATATATTTAAATTAGAGCCAGATAACATGAGGTATTATGTACTTATAGCGACTATCTATGCAGAGGCAGAAAAGTGGGAAGAAGTGAAAAAATTGAAGGAGAGGATTGGCCGACGTGGCTTAAGAAAAAACCCATGCTGCAGTTGGATAGAGATCAAGGGAAAACATCATatctttgttgctggagataaTTCCTACCCACAGGCCAAAACGATAGATTCCTTAATAAAGGAGTGGAGTACGAAGATGAAGGCCGAAGGTTATTTTCCGAAATTGAGGTATGCTTTAACCAAAGGAGAGCACATGCAGAAGGAAACACCTCGTTGTGGCCACACGGAGAGGCGGGCGATGGCTTTTGGCATAATGAGCTTTCCACCCGGAAAAATCATACGGATCACCAAGAACCTTAGAGTGTGCAGTGAATGTCATGAGATGGCCAAGTACGTGTCAAAGAAGGTTGGGAGTGAGATTGTCTTGAGAGATTCCAATCGCTTCCACCATTTCAAGAATGGGTCTTGTTCTTGCAGAGGTTATTGGTGA